The Nostoc sp. PCC 7524 nucleotide sequence ACTACCGGTGACGTTTGGTGGCGGAATTACAACACAATAAGGTTCACCACCATGATTGGGGTCAGCTTTGTAAATTTGGTTGTCTTCCCAGAATTTTTGCCACTTCGCTTCAGTGGAAAAGGGATCATACAGACTGGGAAGATTCGGTATAGTTGCGGTCATTCTGGGAAATCTACGTTTGGAAGGACTCTAATAAATTTTGCCACAGGGTTGGGGGACTGGGGACTGGGGATTGGGGATTGGGGATTGGGGACTGGGGACTGGGGACTGGGGAGCAGGGGAGCGGAGAATAATAACTATTGCCTATTGCCTATTGCCTATTGCCTACTTCCTACTCCCTTCCAATTTGATTTCTGGCATCTAAGAATTTTAACTGGTGGTAAAGACAGCTAATTTTTGGTAAGTCTACGCCGGCGGCTTGGGTTTTTCTGAAGGGATTCCCTACAATTGCTTCTACTTCTAGGGGACGGCGTTCATCATAGTCGATTTTCATGCTGGTGCGGTAAGGGGTCATCTTGACGGTGTAATCTAGCATGGTTTGAATGAAGCTATCAGGAATTATCCGCCCCATACTGTTCGCCCCGGCTTTCACCTCAGACATGATTTGTTCTACTAAGGTGCGGGTGTGGGTATCTGCCATTAATTCGTCGGTGCTGGCATTGAGAATCACAGACAGCCCATTGTAGGGGATATTCCACACCAATTTTTTCCACCTTGCCAGTAATAAGTCTTCCGCTAATTCAATTCCAATTCCGGCGCGTTGAAAGTCCTCGGCTATTTGCTGCATTCTCTCAGTTATCCCAGCCAGAGAATATTTTGGGAGATATTCCCCTAAAGTGATGTGTCCGTAGTCCAAATGGCGGATATGTCCAAATCCCACTTTATTAGAACAGAGGAAGCACAAACCACCAATTACATGAACTTTGTCCAAAATTTGGGTGACTTCTTCTTCTACACCTAACCCATTTTGTAATACCAACACTACGCCATTATCTTTAACTACAGGTGGTAATAAATGCGGTAGTAAATGGTTTTGTGTGGTTTTCAGTGCTACGACTACCACGTCACATTTTGGCATCTTAGCGACATCGTTGTACGCGTTGACTTGAGGGAGGGTAAAGTCACCGTCTTTAGATTCGACAATTAAACCGTGCTTACTTACGTGTTCATAGTCACTCTTGAGCAAAAAGTGAACATCTAAACCCGCTTTTTGCAATTTAGCACCATAAAACCCACCTAATGCACCAGTCCCTAGGATGGCATACTTGCGATCGCCTAGCGCAGTTTGTTGTTCACTCATACTTTTTTACCCAAGATTTTCTGATGACTATCATAGAGTAGTGTCTAAAAACAAACTGTTGCACTGAGTTTAGCGATCGTCATAGTTCAAAATCATCTTATTCATAAAAATTAAAACTGTTTCACGATACTTTAAAATTTTTGGCAGGAGACACGGTAAACAGAATTCATCACCAAGGATGAACATCTCTTTTCCCACTCCCTACTCCCTATTTCCAAAACGATTAGGTAAAACAATGGCTGATATTGTTGATATTGCAGTTAGTGCCGATTCTTTTAAAACTTTGGTGACAGCTGTACAAGCTGCTGGTTTAGTAGAAACATTAAAAAGTCCAGGGCCATTTACTGTTTTTGCGCCTAATGATGATGCTTTTGCTAAGTTACCACCGGGAACAATTCAAACTTTGGTACAGAATATTCCTCAGTTAACAAGAATCTTAAAGTTTCATGTTGTGCCTGGAAAGTTGAAACAGGCGGACTTAGCAAAACTTGGCACAGTTACATCTGTGGAAGGTTCACCCATCAAAATTGATTGTTCTGATGGTTTTGAAGTCAAAAATGCCACAGTCTTAGCAGCAGATATTGAAGCCGATAACGGTGTGATTCATGTTATCGATACGGTAATTTTGATGGGTTGATTTGATTTCAGGTGGGCATTACCCACCTGACTATTGCTTAATTATTATGATTATTTATTACAAGCATAGTTAAAGACTTATGTATCTTAATTTATGTTAAATATATGCAGAAGTATTTACTTTAGATATATGCTGAGTTAAGTTGATATATCTAAAAATATATTGAGTTTTAGATGCCAACATTATCCCAACAGATGAATGCTTGATTTTCATACTTTAGCTGAGTTCTCTCGTACTAACTGCCTTGGTATTTGTGCATTCCTAGTGCCAGCCAATTTACTAGCTACATTATTAACAATAATTTTGGCTGTAATAGGTCGTCCAACTGTTCAAATTTGGCAAGCTGCTAGTTTTGCAAGTATTTTTGCAGTCTTAATGGTTTTACACGTATACACTTGGTTTATGATTGGTGTGGTAATGCCTCCTACTTATATCTTGTTAGGTTTAGCAATTACTTGTTTAATCGCCAATATTGCAGCTATTATTCTGCACAAGCGTCACCGCATTTTAACTTTTAGATTTAAATTCTAAAATCTTCAGAGGTATCTTCACGCCAACTAATGGACTGACAGGACTAAATTAGTGTAATAGATTCATGTTGGGTTAAACGTAACGCAACCCAACATGAATCTTGAGAAGTCAATATCAATCTCGGTGTTGGGTTTCCTTTGGATACTAAACCTCTCTTGTAGGGCGCGTCAGATGGCAAAAATCTGTTGAGAATTACGAACAACTCCTATCTGACGCACCCTAAGAATGTGCCGGTTGCGTAAGTCCTCAAGCAGTGAGTGATTACCAATGACTTTGACTGGGCTTACCTGCAATTGTAAAAGCAGCCCAATAGTAAGGATGAGAATAAAGCTTTTTATCAGGAGCCATTTTGCTAATTCTATAAAGATGTGTAGCTAAATAAGCTCTCAGTTTTAATTCTTCTGGATTGAGTTGATGAATTAAATCTTCATACCATTGGGTTAATTCTCCGGCGGTTATTTCCCTTAACCATGTTGTAGCGGCTGTTAAAGCTAAGTTAGGCGATCGCACTAACTCTAGTCTGCGGTAAAATTCAATCATGACTAAGGCACTGGCAGATGATTCTACTGTCCACAGGGTACTGACTACGTAGGGTACGTCTTTCGCCAAAAAACCATTGACTAATCCTACATATTCCGTAGTAATAATTTGATGGTTAGTAATAGCAGGTTCACAAGCAGAGAGAGTCACCAAATTATAACTTGCTAAATTGCCTTTACTGATGTCTCCTAAAGTGAGTTTATCTTCACCTGCTAGTGCCAATTCTGAGGTGTGAGGTTCATGCAAATTATTGATGACTTGCCCAGCAAAATGAAAGATATTGTAATTATTAAAGTAATAATCAAATAAGGCAGC carries:
- a CDS encoding fasciclin domain-containing protein, with the translated sequence MADIVDIAVSADSFKTLVTAVQAAGLVETLKSPGPFTVFAPNDDAFAKLPPGTIQTLVQNIPQLTRILKFHVVPGKLKQADLAKLGTVTSVEGSPIKIDCSDGFEVKNATVLAADIEADNGVIHVIDTVILMG
- a CDS encoding putative 2-dehydropantoate 2-reductase; protein product: MSEQQTALGDRKYAILGTGALGGFYGAKLQKAGLDVHFLLKSDYEHVSKHGLIVESKDGDFTLPQVNAYNDVAKMPKCDVVVVALKTTQNHLLPHLLPPVVKDNGVVLVLQNGLGVEEEVTQILDKVHVIGGLCFLCSNKVGFGHIRHLDYGHITLGEYLPKYSLAGITERMQQIAEDFQRAGIGIELAEDLLLARWKKLVWNIPYNGLSVILNASTDELMADTHTRTLVEQIMSEVKAGANSMGRIIPDSFIQTMLDYTVKMTPYRTSMKIDYDERRPLEVEAIVGNPFRKTQAAGVDLPKISCLYHQLKFLDARNQIGRE